One window from the genome of Roseomonas haemaphysalidis encodes:
- a CDS encoding sulfite exporter TauE/SafE family protein — MQVYLPIAEMSADALLLLGIGFGVGWLSGMFGVGGGFLLTPILILIGIPAPVAVASGANQTLGASVSGLMAQWRRGNVDFKMGGVLLVGGVLGSFLGVQLFAWLRRQGQVDLAVAVFYVVVLGSVGGLMVRESVRAILRRRRKTGHRQRLHAHFWMHGLPFKQRFRKSRLYISVVPPAAVGFGIGVLSAVMGVGGGFMLVPAMIYLLGMPTSVVIGTSLFQVVFVAANVTLLQAITTGSVDIVLTLLLLIGGVAGAQFGAAMGTRLRGEETRFLLGMMVLAVAASLLWGLVRTPDSPFAIGPIP; from the coding sequence CCGGCATGTTCGGCGTTGGCGGCGGCTTTCTGCTGACCCCGATCCTGATCCTGATCGGCATCCCGGCCCCCGTGGCCGTGGCCTCGGGCGCCAACCAGACGCTGGGTGCCTCGGTGTCGGGGCTGATGGCGCAGTGGCGGCGCGGCAATGTCGACTTCAAGATGGGCGGCGTGCTGCTGGTGGGCGGCGTGCTCGGCAGCTTTCTGGGCGTGCAGCTCTTCGCCTGGTTGCGGCGGCAGGGGCAGGTCGATCTGGCCGTGGCGGTGTTCTACGTGGTGGTGCTGGGCAGCGTGGGCGGGCTGATGGTGCGCGAAAGCGTGCGCGCCATCCTGCGACGGCGGCGCAAGACCGGCCACCGCCAGCGGCTGCACGCGCATTTCTGGATGCACGGGCTGCCCTTCAAGCAACGCTTCCGCAAGTCGCGCCTCTACATCTCCGTGGTGCCGCCCGCCGCCGTCGGCTTCGGCATCGGCGTGCTGTCGGCGGTGATGGGCGTGGGCGGCGGCTTCATGCTGGTGCCGGCGATGATCTACCTGCTCGGCATGCCGACCTCGGTGGTGATCGGCACCTCGCTGTTCCAGGTGGTGTTCGTGGCCGCCAACGTCACGCTGCTGCAGGCCATCACCACGGGCAGCGTGGACATCGTGCTGACCCTGCTGCTGCTGATCGGCGGCGTGGCCGGCGCGCAGTTCGGCGCCGCCATGGGCACCCGGCTGCGGGGCGAGGAAACCCGCTTCCTGCTGGGCATGATGGTGCTGGCGGTCGCGGCCAGCCTGCTGTGGGGGCTGGTGCGCACGCCGGACAGTCCCTTCGCCATCGGGCCCATTCCGTGA